Proteins encoded in a region of the Oscarella lobularis chromosome 5, ooOscLobu1.1, whole genome shotgun sequence genome:
- the LOC136187116 gene encoding cell division control protein 45 homolog — protein MFIENFRDGFYAKILHQRLLILVALDADALCACKILQALLHADNVPYTLVPVDGVASLQRAFQEHGEQVNYVVMINCGGNIDILDVLQPEENVIFYVIDSHRPLFLDNIFNDGQVKLIVNSQTETFQLPEFDDIYGSEVESDEEDDEADDDDDDDEGVGEENKLDDGSDGEGTEPARKQPKKESRYRKRRRKRIWKQKREEIKHKYYYYAYKGTSSAMLVFDLAWKMSKDNSDLLWYAIVGLADQKVHGCIDGEKYVTDTASMQDHVLRFAKSETASGALTSRKITFENDLRLTLYRHWSLYESLYNSEYTACRFRVWTVKGQKKLQEFLADIGISLSQCKQRFNCMDMETKANVLEWIETLSSKYGLDDISRSSFCTQFGFCNKTCAEDMALCLTSLLHSKEDGHSPTDDFHTALDALSRTNASLMNDGLLLAQKHQEAIMLQVKSFIDMRQPMNAGQFIYAHVDVSMPHAKYFSQSSRLTSLARFLMNAWNLTTKRARDLPFVVSAPYNAEEGTCLIVGIPSIIEEQHKSFLGRAFEHAVARSRVRANRDSFDASVIELKMDDRMEFCDALSHILSA, from the exons ATGTTCATCGAAAACTTTCGCGACGGATTCTATGCCAAGATTCTTCATCAG CGACTTCTCATCCTCGTCGCCTTGGACGCGGACGCTTTGTGCGCTTGTAAGATTCTTCAG GCGCTCCTTCACGCCGACAACGTGCCTTACACTCTCGTTCCCGTCGATGGGGTCGCGTCGCTTCAGCGAGCCTTTCAGGAACACGGAGAACAG GTCAACTATGTTGTAATGATTAATTGCGGGGGAAATATCGACATTTTGGATGTTTTGCAACCggaagaaaacgtcattttttaTGTGATCGATAG TCATCGTCCATTATTTTTGGATAATATTTTTAATGATGGTCAG GTGAAACTTATTGTCAATTCTCAAACGGAAACGTTTCAATTGCCGGAATTTGACGACATCTATGGCTCAGAG GTTGAGTCAGAtgaggaagatgacgaagctgatgacgacgacgacgatgacgaaggcGTAGGCGAAGAAAACAAACTAGATGATGGTTCAGACGGAGAAGGAACGGAACCTGCACGAAAACAACCAAAGAAAGAA AGCCGATACAGGAAACGCCGGCGGAAAAGAATTTGGAAGCAAAAACG TGAAGAGATCAAGCATAAGTATTACTACTATGCTTACAAGGGAACATCT TCTGCCATGCTTGTGTTTGATTTGGCTTGGAAAATGTCAAAAGACAACTCTGATTTGCTGTG GTATGCCATTGTTGGTTTGGCTGACCAGAAAGTCCATGGCTGCATTGACGG TGAGAAATATGTAACTGACACGGCTTCTATGCAAGATCACGTTTTGAGATTCGCCAAGAG TGAAACTGCAAGTGGAGCTCTTACTTCAAGAAAAATCACGTTTGAAAATGA cCTACGGTTGACACTTTATCGTCACTGGTCTCTCTATGAAAGTCTCTATAATTCCGAGTACACCGCTTGTCG ATTTCGCGTTTGGACTGTCAAGGGACAAAAGAAACTTCAGGAGTTCTTAGCCGACATTGG CATTTCGCTGAGTCAGTGCAAGCAAAGGTTCAATTGCATGGACAtggaaacgaaagcaaacgTCCTAGAGTGGATAGAAACTTTGAGTAGCAAATATGG ACTTGATGACATTAGTCGAAGCTCCTTTTGCACTCAATTCGGCTTCTGCAATAAA acttGCGCTGAGGATATGGCTCTCTGTCTAACATCTCTTCTCCACTCTAAA GAAGATGGTCACTCGCCGACAGACGACTTTCATACTGCGCTGGATGCCTTATCCAG GACAAATGCCTCACTTATGAACGATGGATTGCTATTGGCTCAGAAGCACCAAGAAGCAATCATGTTACAAGTGAAATCCTTCATAGACATGAGGCAGCCAATGAATGCTGGCCAGTTCATCTACGCTCATGTTGACGTG AGTATGCCACATGCAAAGTATTTCTCCCAATCAAGTAGGCTAACTAGCCTCGCTCGGTTTCTAATGAACGCTTGGAATCTAACT ACAAAGCGAGCTCGAGATCTTCCCTTTGTAGTTTCAGCTCCTTATAACGCTGAAGAAG GCACGTGCCTCATTGTTGGAATTCCGTCAATAATCGAAGAGCAGCATAAAAGTTTTTTGGGTCGAGCTTTTGAACACGCAGTGGCTAGGAGTCGCGTTCGAGCGAACCGGGACAGTTTTGACGCTTCAG TGATTGAATTGAAAATGGATGACCGAATGGAGTTCTGCGATGCATTATCTCACATTCTAAGCGCTTAG